Proteins from one Cryptomeria japonica chromosome 4, Sugi_1.0, whole genome shotgun sequence genomic window:
- the LOC131037223 gene encoding cytochrome P450 716B1-like, which produces MALEMQKAGRDYYLSDEEIADNLMGFLNAGYGTTASAFATILKLLSLSLHVLQRLRKDCEKLRDSKKLGDPLTWNDIKGVEYLRNVIAEGMRVEPSVIGGFKQTKIDVVYGGYNIPKGWKVHYSVRQTSSKEEYFDNPKKFNPDRFSERHEPFSNIPFGQGNRICPGNEFAKIEMELFLYHLVLRYDWDLIENDEPIIISFNPQPKHGLPLRLKTIV; this is translated from the exons ATGGCTTTAGAGATGCAAAAGGCGGGGAGAGACTATTACTTGAGCGACGAGGAGATTGCAGACAACTTGATGGGTTTTTTAAATGCAGGTTATGGTACTACTGCCTCCGCTTTCGCCACGATCCTTaagctcctctctctctctctacacgtGTTGCAACGCCTTCGTAAAG ATTGTGAAAAGCTCAGAGATAGTAAGAAATTGGGAGACCCTCTTACTTGGAATGATATTAAAGGTGTGGAATATTTGAGAAATGTAATAGCAGAAGGAATGCGCGTTGAGCCCTCTGTAATTGGAGGATTCAAGCAAACAAAAATAGATGTCGTATATGGTGGATATAACATTCCAAAGGGGTGGAAG GTTCATTATTCTGTCAGACAAACAAGCAGCAAGGAGGAATACTTTGACAATCCAAAAAAGTTTAATCCAGATCGCTTTAGCGAGCGACATGAGCCGTTTTCCAACATCCCTTTTGGACAGGGAAATAGAATATGCCCAGGAAATGAGTTTGCAAAGATAGAAATGGAATTATTTCTGTATCATTTAGTGTTGAGATATGATTGGGATTTGATAGAAAATGATGAACCCATTATCATCTCCTTCAATCCTCAACCCAAACATGGTTTGCCTTTGAGGCTTAAAACAATAGTCTAA